One Actinomycetospora corticicola genomic window, CGGCCCAGCGCCGCCTTCGCGTGCTTGCCCGCCCAGTGCAGGTGGTCGATGACGAGGACGACCTCGAGGCGGGAGTCGTCGAGCGGCTTCCCGGTCTCGCGGCTCACCAGCTCGGCGAGCTCGTCGGTGCGCTCGATCAGGAGCTTCCGCCAGGCGCCGAGCCGCTCCCGCCGGCCGTCGAAGCCGAGGTCGGCCCACCACTGCGCCGCGCGGCGCGCGCGCTCCACGACCGCGCCCACCTCGTCCGGGCCGTGGACCGGGTGGGTCGCGATGACGGACCCGTCCCGCGGATCGAGGGAGTCGAAGGTCTTTCCCGACGACGGGTCGGTGGTCGCCTCGGGCCGCGCAGCCGTGCTCGTCATCCTCCGGACGTTACCGGTGGGTACTCGACTCGTCAGCCTCAGTCGCCGAAGGAGCCGGCGGGATCGGGCCAGGCGGTCGCGTCTGGCCAGTGAGCACATCGAGCGGCGTCGTGTTCAGCACGCCCGCGATGCGCTCCATGTCGTCGGTGCTCATGGCGTGACGCCCGGACAAGCGCTCGTTGACCCAGGGCGGCGTGA contains:
- a CDS encoding helix-turn-helix transcriptional regulator, which produces MTSAAVDEGTLPRGLFTKWVAGEFRAQLGRTGMSQRGLARALGVTPPWVNERLSGRHAMSTDDMERIAGVLNTTPLDVLTGQTRPPGPIPPAPSATEADESSTHR